A section of the Paenibacillus aurantius genome encodes:
- a CDS encoding CBM96 family carbohydrate-binding protein codes for MKGLRNRHAWTFRRGMAALLTALLLWTAGLYEASAVWAAEAPLTPTDDTYANAGTKSEQTFGSSPDLLVKYQAADPNVTRQAYLRFDVKGFQPEAVGSAKLRIYGSVTEPGVSSVRISVYGGGQDGWAESTMNWGSKPEPEFFLGRLDVTPTAGWYEVDVTSYIRKQAGEDGTATLILTQETSPGYVVTFKSKEDTLHKPQLIVSDTAVQPDAPSWPAGSALLGKGASGSALSLSWTPASSGSGEITGYRVYRNGELVQALPGTAQEYTVTGLPDGKRYTFQVQAGDSAGRWSTDGPIYSTIQTRIPTDDAYVNSGTSADKNFGQSADLLVKNNVADLTRRSYLRFDLNGMKPEEIGSAKLMIYGAITEAGPTSLSTSIAGGEVQDWSEKSITWMNKPDTEHYLGKFTINRTMKWNEVDVTSYLRKQAQGGGLATFSLFQDLSPGYATVFKSKEDIHKPYLLISALPADGNAPSWPAGSELTAADVQESSLKLSWTKPTSYGGAELTGYRIYKDGVLLQELPATASTLALNGLQSDSRYTFQVQAGDSAGRWSTDGPLVTVRMPGNEILQVKQGNVFVQPDSAQFKVRTGRSSAQWIVEDAWGREVKRGSSPVAGGELLLSVPVEQKGYFTIRFSLEAPGMEPVMLSTPFAVLSPFDVKAVPESPFGFATHLHRTGTGWGSDLIDLIQASGAKNVRDGIEWNGIEKQKGQYTFAPVPDNYMAKLKEQQEDMLFVAGYNNPLYDNNSTPYTDEGRQGFADYAKSYLDHYGTQLKWLEVYNEFNIAFGDRGNGPADSRPDYYYPLLKKTYETVKVERPDVTVVGMATAGVPLSWMEEVFKLGGLQYMDAVSIHPYQYPAAPEGLIGQLAGVQSLIRQYNNGQSKPLWISEFGWPTQEDSRGIDEKTQADYLVRGHVLALAGGVEKIFWYDFMNDGTKADYNEDNFGIIRNAADPQGKHTPKPAYAAYAAMTRELTGADYVQKESTPDGIYSYAFRKDGRDLHVAWSLSSQSMAIKTSGPVDITDLMGNTQTYTPLDGKVYITLSGEPVYIQGTIEGLVQDSTFTVTSGDKAVATEKVQLDVRMVNPLGEPLSVSLASENQTVELAAEAHGTVSGTLKLGSVDHTGTKHVRGDLLSGGKRIGYLTHQVRIGEPYEIRVRPVVADEASRLGKMNVTVTNRFSGQSLRVLKVDWAMNTQTGSMDSGREVAPLAEETFSWDVGTVDYDKSYPYQVTVDLEGFGPITLSGKVEYNPIAYKTVQVDGVLDDPAAAPLIDLSKANNKISGYGGPDDASGLVWLNADRDNLYISAKVTDNVWAYPAGGGDQWQNDGFQFALAAGVPGESKAWYEFGMAETPAGPQIYRFLSPAGLPTGRVDNGKLVIVRDEAQHTTTYEMALPWSEIKPIRPETDEIVSFSLLLNDNDGVQRRGYIEWGSGIGGAKDPKLFRTIEWMKPGSQLKLESAEGTYSDSIELKATLTDPAGRPIAGESVDFEVEEGLVGSAVTNQEGTASIRYTIKQGAGSSAETVEYPTRALYKPKAGSAYKGSTVESKLTVRKEQASLSAVSPSLVTVGSGQTLDVALVQNDAEPGRMEGIPVGAVITRMLPNGTRGDTAVTEAVYSTDASGTAHLPVQLAAGLYEIRYEIQPNPYYQTASAIATVLVAERLPDTASLNGFLPLPGGGGPLGQKAGKLHLTLQGERTPGGELSGMLRIHAEPQGLDLTSRSLQWLAAAGSETYIQAEAEDQQANSYLVRIIAASGEDSGSPSPRISLQMWKQEGDKEEPFYAAFLQPLRGNFTLPSGGQTA; via the coding sequence GATGGAACCGCCACACTGATTCTGACCCAGGAGACTTCTCCCGGCTATGTGGTCACGTTCAAAAGCAAGGAAGACACCTTACATAAGCCTCAATTGATCGTTTCCGATACCGCGGTTCAGCCGGACGCCCCGTCCTGGCCGGCCGGCAGCGCCTTGCTTGGGAAGGGAGCTTCGGGATCCGCTCTATCCTTAAGCTGGACTCCTGCCTCCTCGGGCAGCGGGGAGATAACGGGTTACCGCGTTTACCGGAACGGGGAGCTCGTTCAAGCCTTGCCGGGCACCGCACAAGAGTATACGGTAACCGGCTTGCCGGACGGGAAAAGATACACGTTCCAGGTACAGGCCGGGGATTCGGCCGGCCGCTGGAGTACCGACGGGCCCATCTACAGCACCATTCAGACGAGGATCCCCACGGATGACGCTTATGTAAACTCGGGGACATCGGCAGACAAAAATTTCGGACAATCGGCGGATCTGCTGGTGAAGAACAATGTCGCCGATCTGACCCGGCGTTCCTACCTGCGGTTTGATCTGAACGGGATGAAGCCCGAAGAGATCGGATCCGCCAAGCTAATGATCTACGGGGCGATTACCGAAGCGGGTCCGACCTCCTTAAGCACTTCGATTGCCGGCGGCGAAGTCCAGGATTGGAGCGAGAAATCCATCACTTGGATGAACAAGCCGGACACCGAACATTATCTCGGCAAGTTTACGATTAACCGGACGATGAAGTGGAACGAGGTGGACGTCACCTCCTACCTCCGCAAGCAGGCACAGGGGGGCGGCCTCGCGACCTTCTCGCTGTTCCAGGATCTTTCTCCGGGATACGCCACCGTATTCAAAAGCAAAGAGGACATCCATAAGCCGTATTTGCTTATTTCCGCTTTGCCTGCCGATGGGAACGCCCCGTCTTGGCCGGCAGGAAGCGAGCTCACGGCGGCCGATGTGCAGGAATCGTCCTTAAAGCTTAGCTGGACGAAGCCAACGTCTTACGGCGGGGCCGAGCTTACTGGCTACCGCATATACAAGGACGGCGTTCTCCTTCAGGAGCTCCCGGCAACAGCCAGTACGCTTGCCTTGAACGGGCTGCAAAGCGACAGCCGATATACCTTTCAAGTGCAGGCGGGAGACAGTGCGGGGCGCTGGAGCACGGACGGCCCGCTGGTGACCGTGCGCATGCCGGGCAACGAAATCCTGCAGGTCAAGCAAGGCAATGTATTCGTTCAGCCGGATTCGGCTCAGTTCAAGGTTAGGACCGGAAGAAGCAGCGCTCAATGGATCGTGGAGGATGCTTGGGGACGGGAAGTGAAACGAGGCTCTTCGCCTGTAGCTGGAGGGGAACTTCTGCTTTCCGTACCGGTTGAGCAGAAGGGGTATTTTACCATCCGGTTCAGCCTGGAAGCCCCTGGGATGGAGCCGGTCATGCTGAGCACGCCGTTTGCCGTGCTGTCTCCTTTCGATGTGAAGGCGGTACCGGAATCCCCGTTCGGGTTTGCTACCCATCTGCATCGGACCGGGACGGGGTGGGGCTCCGATTTGATTGATCTCATCCAGGCTTCCGGAGCCAAGAACGTAAGGGATGGAATCGAATGGAACGGAATCGAGAAGCAGAAAGGCCAGTACACCTTCGCTCCGGTGCCGGACAATTATATGGCGAAGCTGAAAGAGCAGCAGGAGGACATGCTGTTCGTGGCCGGCTACAACAATCCGCTCTATGACAACAACAGCACCCCTTATACGGACGAAGGGCGCCAAGGGTTCGCCGACTATGCTAAATCGTATTTGGATCATTATGGAACCCAATTGAAGTGGCTCGAGGTGTATAACGAATTTAACATCGCCTTCGGCGACCGGGGGAACGGTCCCGCGGATTCGAGGCCGGATTATTATTACCCCCTTCTGAAGAAAACGTATGAGACGGTAAAAGTCGAAAGGCCGGACGTTACGGTTGTAGGCATGGCGACAGCCGGCGTGCCGCTCAGCTGGATGGAAGAGGTGTTCAAGCTTGGCGGACTACAATATATGGATGCGGTTTCGATTCATCCTTATCAATATCCGGCCGCACCGGAAGGCTTGATCGGTCAGCTGGCCGGAGTCCAGAGCCTGATCCGCCAATACAACAACGGGCAATCCAAGCCGTTATGGATCAGCGAGTTCGGCTGGCCGACGCAGGAAGACAGCAGAGGCATCGATGAGAAGACGCAGGCGGATTATCTGGTGCGCGGCCACGTGCTGGCGCTGGCGGGCGGCGTTGAGAAAATCTTCTGGTACGATTTCATGAATGACGGAACGAAGGCGGATTACAACGAGGACAACTTCGGGATTATCCGCAATGCCGCCGACCCCCAAGGAAAGCATACCCCGAAGCCGGCCTATGCGGCCTACGCCGCCATGACCCGGGAGCTGACCGGAGCGGACTACGTCCAGAAAGAATCGACACCGGACGGCATTTACAGCTATGCGTTCCGCAAGGATGGGAGGGACCTTCACGTCGCCTGGTCGCTGAGCTCCCAATCCATGGCGATTAAGACCTCGGGGCCGGTGGACATCACGGACCTGATGGGCAATACCCAAACCTACACCCCGCTCGATGGAAAGGTTTATATCACCTTGAGCGGAGAGCCGGTTTATATCCAAGGAACGATCGAAGGGTTGGTCCAGGATTCCACCTTTACGGTGACCTCGGGAGATAAGGCGGTTGCCACGGAGAAGGTGCAGCTCGATGTGAGAATGGTCAACCCGCTCGGCGAGCCGCTGTCGGTTTCGCTGGCTTCCGAGAACCAGACGGTAGAGCTGGCGGCCGAGGCTCACGGCACGGTCAGCGGCACCTTAAAGCTCGGATCCGTTGATCATACCGGTACCAAGCATGTCCGGGGAGACCTTCTCTCCGGAGGGAAACGAATCGGTTACTTGACTCATCAGGTTCGAATAGGCGAGCCTTATGAGATTCGGGTGCGTCCCGTAGTGGCCGATGAAGCGTCCCGCCTTGGGAAGATGAACGTGACCGTAACGAACCGCTTTAGCGGCCAATCGCTCCGTGTTCTTAAGGTGGATTGGGCCATGAACACTCAGACCGGTTCCATGGATTCCGGAAGGGAGGTGGCTCCGCTCGCCGAAGAGACCTTCTCCTGGGATGTGGGTACGGTAGATTATGACAAGAGTTACCCCTATCAAGTGACCGTCGATCTGGAGGGCTTCGGGCCGATTACCCTCTCAGGCAAAGTGGAATATAACCCCATTGCCTACAAAACCGTTCAGGTGGACGGCGTTCTGGACGATCCGGCCGCCGCTCCCTTAATCGATCTATCGAAGGCAAACAATAAAATTTCCGGCTATGGCGGTCCGGACGATGCCAGCGGGCTGGTCTGGCTGAATGCCGACCGGGATAATCTCTATATAAGCGCGAAGGTCACCGACAATGTGTGGGCTTACCCCGCTGGAGGAGGAGATCAGTGGCAGAACGACGGCTTTCAGTTCGCCCTGGCCGCCGGAGTACCGGGAGAGAGCAAGGCCTGGTACGAATTCGGGATGGCGGAAACGCCGGCCGGCCCGCAAATCTACCGGTTCCTCTCGCCGGCCGGGCTTCCGACGGGCCGCGTCGACAATGGGAAGCTTGTCATCGTTCGGGATGAGGCCCAGCATACGACCACCTATGAGATGGCTCTTCCGTGGTCCGAAATAAAGCCGATCCGGCCGGAAACGGACGAGATCGTCAGTTTCTCGCTTCTCTTAAACGACAACGACGGCGTACAGCGCCGCGGTTATATCGAATGGGGCTCGGGTATCGGGGGAGCCAAGGATCCTAAGCTGTTCCGGACGATCGAATGGATGAAGCCCGGCTCCCAGCTGAAGCTGGAATCGGCCGAAGGAACGTACAGCGATTCCATCGAGCTTAAGGCCACCTTAACCGATCCGGCCGGCCGGCCAATTGCCGGCGAATCCGTGGATTTTGAAGTGGAGGAGGGCTTGGTCGGCTCTGCCGTTACGAACCAAGAGGGAACGGCCTCGATCCGCTATACGATCAAGCAGGGAGCCGGTTCCTCGGCGGAAACCGTCGAATACCCGACGCGCGCCCTATACAAGCCCAAGGCCGGCTCGGCCTACAAAGGAAGCACAGTAGAATCCAAGCTGACGGTCCGCAAGGAGCAAGCCTCCTTGTCGGCCGTGAGTCCGTCCCTGGTAACTGTCGGAAGCGGGCAGACGCTTGACGTTGCTTTGGTCCAGAACGATGCGGAGCCTGGCCGGATGGAAGGCATCCCCGTGGGGGCCGTCATTACCCGGATGCTTCCAAATGGCACCCGCGGCGACACGGCGGTAACCGAGGCCGTTTATTCGACGGATGCTTCCGGAACGGCTCATCTACCGGTTCAGCTTGCCGCCGGATTATATGAGATCCGCTATGAGATTCAGCCCAATCCTTACTATCAGACGGCATCCGCCATCGCAACTGTACTTGTTGCGGAGCGCCTGCCGGACACGGCCAGCCTGAACGGATTTCTTCCGCTCCCCGGGGGCGGAGGTCCTCTCGGCCAGAAGGCGGGCAAGCTTCACCTTACTCTGCAGGGCGAGCGAACGCCGGGAGGGGAACTATCGGGCATGCTGCGTATCCATGCCGAACCTCAGGGGCTTGACTTGACTAGCCGCTCCTTGCAGTGGCTGGCGGCAGCGGGCTCCGAAACCTATATCCAGGCAGAGGCGGAGGATCAGCAGGCGAACTCTTACCTGGTGCGTATCATCGCCGCTAGCGGAGAAGACAGTGGAAGCCCCTCTCCTCGTATCAGCCTGCAGATGTGGAAACAAGAGGGTGATAAGGAAGAGCCGTTCTACGCGGCGTTCCTGCAGCCTTTGCGAGGAAACTTTACCTTACCATCAGGAGGTCAAACCGCATGA